ATTTATTATAACAGATATACTAGTTAGTTAAAAAATAAACAAAAACTATGCATATGCTGATATAATTACTATATTAATATCGACTTTAATACCGCTTTGGTCTATTTTTCTGGTAGCATTCCCTACAATATACAGGTCTTGTACCATCCGGCTTGAAAGGAACTTCGGTTTCCACACCACACTCGGCGCATGTTACACTATGCATCTCTCGTGGTCCTCTGTCGAATCTCCTAGGGCCGAAATCTCTACCTCTATCACTCATTTTATTTTTTTCTCCTTTTTTTATAACCCATTTGGAAGTAACTTGGAAGTAAATTCCTCTTGGGTAACAGGCAATCAGTCTCATGGTATATAGATTTATGGGTGGTTTGAGGTATTTTCACCGGTGATTTGAGGTATTCTCACTCACCACTCATCGGTAAAAGGGTTTTTAAGCTGGAGGGCAATAATAGGTGATCAT
The genomic region above belongs to Methanocellales archaeon and contains:
- a CDS encoding DNA-directed RNA polymerase, with product MSDRGRDFGPRRFDRGPREMHSVTCAECGVETEVPFKPDGTRPVYCRECYQKNRPKRY